In the Lampris incognitus isolate fLamInc1 chromosome 11, fLamInc1.hap2, whole genome shotgun sequence genome, one interval contains:
- the gpr45 gene encoding high-affinity lysophosphatidic acid receptor codes for MAFCNESLLELCDIEPDNAEEVEESLPSETSFMSVTLRVTLAAIMIFMITIGFLGNAIVCLIVYQKPAMRSAINLLLATLAFSDIMLSLLCMPFTAVTVATADWRFGSGFCRASIMLYWLFVLEGVSILLIISVDRFLIIVQRQDKLTPHRAKLLIAASWVLSMCVALPSVVGFRAGAAGIGGAWAPQCMLGYSESLADRGYTVLLAVAVFFVPFGVMLYSYLCILNTVRRNALRIHDHTTDHSCLPALSQVSKLGLTGLQRPTQVNVDMSFKTRAFTTILILFIGFSVCWLPHTVVSLLAVFSRRFYYSPAFYPVSVGALWLSYLKTVFNPVIYCWRIRKFREACLEFMPKSCRLCPRVPGRSRRRVRPSNIYVCSETQSAV; via the coding sequence ATGGCATTTTGTAATGAAAGTCTGTTGGAGTTGTGCGACATAGAGCCGGACAATGCGGAGGAAGTGGAGGAGAGTCTCCCATCAGAGACTTCCTTCATGTCTGTCACTCTGCGAGTGACTCTGGCAGCAATTATGATCTTCATGATTACAATCGGTTTCCTCGGCAACGCCATTGTATGCCTTATCGTTTACCAGAAGCCCGCCATGCGCTCGGCCATCAATCTCCTCCTTGCCACGCTGGCCTTTTCTGATATAATGCTCTCGCTGCTCTGCATGCCCTTCACTGCTGTCACCGTGGCGACAGCTGACTGGCGCTTTGGGAGCGGCTTCTGCCGTGCCTCCATCATGTTGTACTGGTTGTTTGTCCTGGAGGGTGTTtccatcctcctcatcatcagcGTGGACCGTTTCCTCATCATCGTACAGCGGCAGGACAAGCTGACACCGCACAGGGCCAAGCTGCTGATCGCAGCTTCCTGGGTGCTGAGCATGTGCGTGGCCCTCCCATCCGTTGTCGGTTTCAGGGCAGGGGCAGCAGGTATTGGGGGTGCCTGGGCCccgcagtgcatgctgggatacagTGAATCTCTGGCAGACCGAGGCTACACAGTGTTGCTGGCAGTCGCGGTATTCTTCGTGCCGTTTGGTGTCATGCTCTACTCGTACCTGTGCATCCTCAACACGGTGCGCCGCAACGCCCTCCGCATCCACGACCACACCACCGACCATTCCTGCCTGCCGGCCCTCAGCCAAGTGAGCAAGCTGGGTCTGACGGGGCTTCAGCGGCCCACTCAGGTCAATGTGGACATGAGCTTCAAGACCCGGGCCTTCACCACcatcctcatcctcttcatcgGGTTCTCAGTGTGCTGGCTGCCCCACACCGTCGTGAGCCTGCTGGCCGTGTTCAGCCGGCGCTTCTATTACAGCCCGGCCTTCTACCCGGTCAGCGTGGGAGCTCTGTGGCTCAGCTACCTAAAGACAGTCTTCAACCCCGTCATCTACTGCTGGAGGATCAGGAAGTTCAGGGAGGCCTGTCTGGAGTTCATGCCAAAAAGCTGCAGGTTGTGTCCCAGGGTGCCGGGCCGCAGCCGGAGGCGAGTGAGGCCCAGCAACATCTACGTGTGCAGCGAGACGCAGTCAGCGGTGTGA
- the c11h2orf49 gene encoding ashwin encodes MASSAGRDENDKSASNADLLLHPELLSEEFMRIILHEKKIPTREEEHRHQLTQLYLQHVMPLPQRTLPNNRWGKRMEKSRGQRTSSPTSDQNRKRPPIVFDGSSSHHSSLKVKKPEGSTASAAVTDRLKLPPSADLSNPIRRLSGTTASSSSSTNSSISGTHTANLKREADNSGVLKHPEVKKKIQHVTWP; translated from the exons ATGGCGAGCTCCGCGGGACGAGATGAAAACGACAAATCTGCTTCAAACGCAGATCTCCTGCTGCACCCTGAGCTCCTGTCGGAGGAGTTCATGCGGATCATATTACACGAG AAAAAGATCCCAACCAGAGAGGAAGAACACCGCCATCAGCTCACACAGCTTTACCTGCAACATGTCATGCCGCTGCCGCAGAGGACACTACCGAACAACCGATGGGGTAAGAGGATGGAGAAGAGCCGAGGCCAGCGAACAAGCAG CCCCACTAGCGACCAAAACAGGAAGAGACCCCCTATCGTGTTTGATGGCAGCTCCTCTCACCACAGCTCACTGAAAGTGAAGAAACCAGAAGGAAGCACGGCGTCAGCTGCAGTGACTGACAGGTTAAAACTGCCTCCTTCCGCAGACCTGTCCAATCCTATCCGCCGTCTGTCTGGCACCacagcctcctcttcctcttccaccaACTCGTCTATCAGCGGCACTCACACAGCCAACCTCAAACGAGAGGCGGACAACTCG GGTGTACTGAAGCATCCAGAGGTGAAGAAAAAGATCCAACATGTGACGTGGCCTTGA